A window of Microbacterium luteolum contains these coding sequences:
- a CDS encoding asparaginase, which yields MLETLTVQDAVELAVVERSGFVESRHAGVAVVLSPDGEVVARHGNADALILPRSSLKPLQAVACITAGAVLEGEQLALSTASHTGTDRHASVVRDILTEGGLTEDHLGCPPAWPTDSATRDELVREHGQMARVRMNCSGKHAAMLRACVATGWSTDGYLDPSHPLQSHIREVVERLSGEKIAHTAIDGCGAPVHALTLIGLARAIHRIGTASDRSPFALHRVAGSLVRAVRENPWTIEGPGRPDTIAIEKLGVFTKGGAEGVMVMVAPNGTTVALKMLDGAARASTIVAATLLSRAGGLSDADVAELHSALALDVLGGGAVVGSIRPGSGI from the coding sequence GTGCTGGAGACTCTCACCGTTCAGGATGCCGTGGAACTCGCCGTCGTCGAACGCAGCGGGTTCGTCGAGTCCCGCCATGCGGGTGTCGCCGTCGTGCTGTCGCCCGATGGCGAGGTCGTCGCCCGACACGGCAACGCCGACGCGCTGATCCTTCCGCGTTCCAGCCTCAAGCCACTGCAGGCCGTGGCGTGCATCACAGCGGGTGCCGTCCTCGAGGGCGAGCAGCTGGCACTCTCCACGGCCAGCCACACCGGAACCGACCGTCACGCATCGGTCGTCCGCGACATCCTGACAGAGGGCGGTCTGACGGAAGACCACCTGGGCTGCCCGCCGGCCTGGCCGACGGACTCGGCGACGAGGGATGAACTCGTCCGTGAGCACGGCCAGATGGCGCGCGTGCGCATGAACTGCTCCGGCAAGCACGCAGCGATGCTCCGTGCATGCGTCGCCACCGGATGGTCCACCGACGGTTACCTCGACCCCTCTCATCCGCTGCAGTCCCACATCCGCGAGGTGGTCGAGAGGCTCTCCGGTGAGAAGATCGCGCACACGGCGATCGACGGCTGCGGGGCCCCCGTGCACGCGCTCACGCTCATCGGCCTCGCCCGCGCCATCCACCGGATCGGCACAGCGTCGGATCGGTCGCCGTTCGCTCTGCACCGCGTCGCCGGATCCCTGGTGCGGGCCGTCCGCGAGAACCCGTGGACGATCGAGGGCCCTGGTCGACCCGACACGATCGCGATCGAGAAGCTCGGGGTCTTCACCAAGGGCGGCGCCGAGGGCGTGATGGTGATGGTCGCGCCGAACGGCACCACCGTGGCGCTGAAGATGCTCGACGGCGCCGCGCGCGCTTCGACCATCGTCGCCGCGACCCTGCTCTCCCGCGCAGGCGGGCTGAGCGATGCCGACGTCGCGGAGCTCCACTCCGCTCTTGCGCTCGATGTCCTCGGCGGAGGCGCCGTGGTCGGCAGCATCCGCCCCGGCAGCGGCATCTGA
- a CDS encoding lysophospholipid acyltransferase family protein, with amino-acid sequence MTSEQSVEPESSSEEIPASEDTAKPRHAGFAYRLGRGLITPLARLVYRPRIEGRENVPLSGPVIFASNHMSFIDSIAIPVAAPRPVHFLAKSSYFEGTGFQGWMSKTFFESIGAIPVRRGAGQAALDALDLQRQLLDEGLAVALYPEGTRSTDGRLYKGRTGVAFLALQTGAPVVPVGLIGTDKVMPVGAKVPTMSERITVRFGEPLDLSPHGPATSGRARRLATDDIMAAIHALSGQELAGAYNEAPAQGAIEKIKQALPHERR; translated from the coding sequence ATGACCTCTGAGCAGTCCGTCGAGCCCGAATCCTCGTCAGAAGAGATTCCGGCCTCAGAGGACACAGCGAAGCCGCGCCACGCCGGATTCGCGTACCGACTCGGTCGCGGCCTCATCACACCGCTGGCCCGACTGGTCTACCGTCCTCGGATCGAGGGCCGCGAGAACGTCCCGCTCAGCGGACCCGTCATCTTCGCGAGCAACCACATGTCGTTCATCGACTCGATCGCCATTCCGGTCGCCGCTCCCCGTCCGGTGCACTTCCTCGCGAAGTCGTCGTACTTCGAGGGCACCGGATTCCAGGGATGGATGAGCAAGACGTTCTTCGAGTCCATCGGCGCGATCCCGGTTCGTCGCGGGGCCGGCCAGGCAGCGCTCGACGCGCTCGACCTGCAGCGCCAGCTCCTCGACGAGGGCCTCGCGGTCGCGCTCTATCCCGAGGGCACCCGCTCCACCGATGGACGCCTGTACAAGGGCCGCACCGGGGTGGCGTTCCTCGCGCTCCAGACCGGCGCCCCGGTCGTGCCGGTCGGCCTGATCGGCACCGACAAGGTGATGCCGGTCGGTGCGAAGGTCCCGACGATGTCGGAGCGCATCACGGTGCGCTTCGGCGAACCTCTCGATCTCTCGCCGCACGGTCCCGCGACGAGCGGACGCGCACGGCGACTCGCGACCGACGACATCATGGCGGCCATCCATGCCCTCTCCGGCCAGGAGCTCGCGGGCGCCTACAACGAGGCACCGGCGCAGGGCGCGATCGAGAAGATCAAGCAGGCGCTGCCGCACGAACGGCGCTGA
- a CDS encoding OsmC family protein, producing MAEQSTPRALGEHRYALTSTWTGNTGGGTSGYRDYRRDVTIEVDGKPDLLASADKPFRGDPSRWNPEDLLLASLSECHLLSYLHACVTAGVVVVSYRDQASGMMRENGAGGGAFVEVMLRPEVVVAEASMIEAAERAHAQANEWCFIANSMNFPVRHEATVTALAS from the coding sequence ATGGCAGAGCAGTCGACCCCCCGCGCCCTCGGCGAGCATCGTTACGCCCTTACGTCGACCTGGACGGGAAACACCGGAGGCGGGACCAGCGGCTACCGCGACTACCGCCGTGACGTGACGATCGAGGTGGACGGCAAGCCCGACCTTCTCGCGTCGGCCGACAAGCCGTTCCGCGGCGACCCCTCGCGGTGGAACCCGGAGGATCTGCTCCTGGCCTCGCTGTCCGAATGCCACCTGCTGTCGTACCTCCACGCCTGCGTGACGGCCGGGGTCGTCGTCGTGTCCTACCGCGATCAGGCGAGCGGGATGATGCGCGAGAACGGCGCCGGGGGAGGCGCCTTCGTCGAGGTCATGCTGCGACCCGAGGTGGTCGTCGCCGAGGCCTCTATGATCGAGGCCGCAGAGCGTGCTCACGCACAGGCCAACGAGTGGTGCTTCATCGCGAACTCGATGAACTTCCCGGTTCGACACGAGGCGACGGTCACCGCGCTCGCGTCCTGA
- a CDS encoding FKBP-type peptidyl-prolyl cis-trans isomerase: MRPLVFLSTVAAATLLLAGCSGSGEPESSSTPDPTASSSCALDAQPGDTSDAVTLDGGGADTKVTVPADAPFAGVERTVVSKGDGEEIGVNDLVSVQYQIIDAATGSVLDSSARGEGGLLPVLLDTNQSSLFVAALECEPVGSRIVLALPGDVLGEGASNVVVYAEAVEHLPEVATGTDVEPTAGMPAVELDKAGKPTVTIPDGDEPTETKVAVLKQGDGATVASGDLVVVQYLGVKWSDGSEFDSSWSRDAAPAQFQTTGVVAGFQKALEGQKVGSQVVVVMPPADGYGATEGHELQKESLVFVVDILATTPVQPQQ; the protein is encoded by the coding sequence ATGCGTCCGCTCGTCTTCCTGTCCACTGTCGCTGCGGCGACCCTCCTCCTGGCTGGCTGCTCCGGCAGCGGTGAGCCGGAGAGCTCGAGCACGCCCGATCCGACGGCCTCCAGCTCCTGCGCGCTGGATGCGCAGCCGGGCGACACCTCCGATGCGGTGACTCTCGACGGCGGAGGCGCCGACACCAAGGTCACCGTGCCCGCAGACGCCCCGTTCGCGGGCGTCGAGCGCACCGTCGTGAGCAAGGGCGACGGCGAGGAGATCGGGGTCAACGACCTGGTGTCCGTGCAGTATCAGATCATCGATGCCGCGACAGGCAGCGTTCTCGACTCGTCGGCACGCGGCGAGGGCGGACTTCTGCCCGTGCTGCTCGACACCAATCAGTCCTCGCTCTTCGTCGCTGCTCTCGAGTGCGAGCCGGTGGGTTCGCGGATCGTCCTCGCGCTCCCGGGCGACGTGCTCGGTGAGGGCGCGAGCAACGTGGTCGTCTACGCCGAGGCGGTCGAGCACCTCCCCGAGGTCGCGACCGGCACCGACGTCGAGCCGACCGCCGGCATGCCCGCCGTCGAGCTCGACAAGGCCGGGAAGCCGACCGTCACGATCCCCGACGGCGACGAGCCGACGGAGACCAAGGTCGCCGTCCTCAAGCAGGGCGATGGCGCGACGGTCGCCTCCGGTGACCTGGTCGTGGTGCAGTACCTCGGCGTGAAGTGGTCGGACGGCAGCGAATTCGACTCGAGCTGGAGCCGCGATGCGGCACCGGCGCAGTTCCAGACCACCGGCGTCGTCGCGGGCTTCCAGAAGGCGCTCGAGGGCCAGAAGGTCGGCTCGCAGGTCGTCGTCGTGATGCCGCCGGCTGACGGCTACGGCGCGACCGAGGGGCACGAGCTCCAGAAGGAGAGCCTCGTCTTCGTCGTCGACATCCTCGCGACCACGCCCGTCCAGCCGCAGCAGTAG